AAAGTTCCGCGCCGCCGTCGTGAAATACCTCGTTCCCGTCGCGGACGGCATCTACCGCGAGCAGGCGAAGCGTCTGGGCAAGGAATACCCCCTGAGCTTCTCCGACGCCGCGCTGCAGTTCCGTTCCGGCAACCCCAAGCCGTTCGGCACGCCCGAACAGATACTCGAGCACGGCAGAGAGTTCTATGACGAGCTTTCTCCCGAAACGAGCGAGTTCTTCCGCACCATGCTCGATAACGAGCTGCTCGACGTGCTTTCCAAGGAAGGCAAGCGCGGAGGCGGCTACTGCACGACCTTCTACGATTACGAAGTACCCTTCATCTTCGCCAACTTCAACGGCACGAGCGGCGACGTCGAGACAGTTACGCACGAGGCCGGCCACGCCTTCGCGGACTGGATGAGCCGCAAGCGCGTTCCGATGGAGACGATCTGGCCTTCGATGGAAAGCTGCGAGGTGCACTCCATGTCGATGGAGTTCTTCGCGTGGCCGTGGGCGGAGGGCTTCTTCGGTGAAGAAACACGCAAGTTCTACTACTCCCACCTCGCCGGCGCGATCTGCTTTATCCCCTACGGCACGATGGTCGACCACTTCCAGCACGTCGTTTACGAGAAGCCGGATATGACTCCCGCCGAACGCCACGCTGTCTGGAAGGAGCTGCTCGGCGTCTATATGCCGTGGATGCGCCTTGACGGCGATATCCCCTTCTATTCCGAGGGCGAGGGCTGGCAGCGTCAGCACCACATCTATTCCTCTCCCTTCTATTACATCGACTACTGCCTCGCGCAGACCGTCGCCCTTGAGTTCTGGGCGATGATACAGAAGGACCTGAAGAACGCGTGGAAGCACTATATGGCTTACACCGTACAGGGCGGCAGCCGCACCTTCACCGAGCTGCTGAAAAACGCCGGCCTCGCCACACCCTTCGACGAAAGCTGCCTGCGCGGCGTATGCGCGGACGCCAACGCCTGGCTCGAAGGCTACGACATGACGGGAATCGAATAATTCCCGCTGACTGC
The genomic region above belongs to Clostridia bacterium and contains:
- a CDS encoding M3 family oligoendopeptidase, whose amino-acid sequence is KFRAAVVKYLVPVADGIYREQAKRLGKEYPLSFSDAALQFRSGNPKPFGTPEQILEHGREFYDELSPETSEFFRTMLDNELLDVLSKEGKRGGGYCTTFYDYEVPFIFANFNGTSGDVETVTHEAGHAFADWMSRKRVPMETIWPSMESCEVHSMSMEFFAWPWAEGFFGEETRKFYYSHLAGAICFIPYGTMVDHFQHVVYEKPDMTPAERHAVWKELLGVYMPWMRLDGDIPFYSEGEGWQRQHHIYSSPFYYIDYCLAQTVALEFWAMIQKDLKNAWKHYMAYTVQGGSRTFTELLKNAGLATPFDESCLRGVCADANAWLEGYDMTGIE